Proteins from a genomic interval of Scophthalmus maximus strain ysfricsl-2021 chromosome 22, ASM2237912v1, whole genome shotgun sequence:
- the LOC118292254 gene encoding polyhomeotic-like protein 1 isoform X2: protein MQNSESSITKSSDAPTLRRPPSVAESSRRRRRHESPHGHAMETDGEQSQQGASTNGSAASGTTTTTSSSSPSSRPSPMNSMSLYERQAVQALQALQRQPNAAQYFQQLMLQQQINNAQLQNLAAVQQATLAASRQSSPSSSSSSQTSSTTSASVTSGTGSTTSSRPMGASATSTISQSVLLSGTAAGQGQMYLRVNRSLRAPISSQLIFMPGSTATAAVATVAQQPQHQQQAEATPTSSAGGQLDNDQAQNLAMRGVTGPKGVKTEAPERSDSAAFSLVQPSHQSNLHSPSKPQPPHIKIPTYPQPTNLKAHPSSSSGATSSSSSIPLSQLLLHGTRTLATGTSAPTAAHTLVLTSNAGSQPHGYPVGTATIKPAVNAQTLVVQPLQKTSLGGEKSGHGNGPVPIQPKTLQGLRLPLHLPSRNPPPILPAPPPASSSAQSSQLPPPPHIPVQIVGARQSTLGNTQAMALARGSCSQDGAAAVLTSSSSLLTMVASIASREGGVVGRGVGLKALQSPQEAPPLAQVSQVHPQANQSSAQSQNGSLAQNPASSQSPGVSSPPSSLSRSSLSLPLTTGEQRGPAAAATTNGDSSGSQTPQGKQAIGSLKRKSDSNSANDEDGPSPPRIQPVRDHAPVLPTNPVKAGSGAPPPAPPSPSPVLSVSRGACGPGERAPPPQAVVKPHVLTHLIEGFVIQEGAEPFPVCGSVKDSTSEDLTNDSPDMHQPETVTTATVLKCEYCKNFAPAGQFRGTKRFCSMACAKRYNVSFRQHFCMRQGHGQGQDQDQGHHQGHHLSNSDEEGGIARRRVPRRTSSEIASAKIAGRPLPVKCRSESSRSDEESSGEEDEDDPMSLSPASSSASCRQPASPLLPLTEGSGPGCPPAAAALLPAQWSVEDVSQFISSLQGCEELASQFLSQEIDGQALLLLKEEHLMSTMNIKLGPALKICAHINNLRD from the exons ccatggagacagatggagagcaGAGCCAGCAGGGGGCCTCGACCAATGGGAGCGCTGCATCTgggaccaccaccaccacctcctcctcctcgccctcctcccgCCCCTCTCCCATGAACTCCATGTCTCTGTACGAGCGACAGGCGGTgcag gcGCTGCAGGCGTTGCAGCGGCAGCCGAACGCAGCTCAGTACTTCCAGcagctgatgctgcagcagcagatcaaCAACGCTCAGCTGCAGAACCTGGCGGCCGTGCAGCAG GCTACTCTGGCTGCCAGTCGTCAGTCCAGtccgtccagcagcagctcgtctCAGACCAGCAGTACCACGTCC gcgAGTGTAACATCTGGAACGGGGTCCACCACCAGCAGCCGTCCGATGGGAGCCTCGGCAACGTCCACAATCAGCCAATCAGTGCTTCTGAGCGGGACGGCGGCGGGACAGGGACAAATGTACCTGAGG GTCAACCGGTCGCTGAGGGCCCCCATCTCCTCCCAGCTCATCTTCATGCCCGGCAGCACGGCAACTGCTGCCGTGGCGACCGTAGCCCAGCAGccacagcatcagcagcaggcagaggcGACTCCGACTTCCTCCGCCGGCGGCCAATTGGACAACGACCAG GCGCAGAATCTAGCCATGCGAGGAGTGACAGGTCCCAAAGGTGTAAAGACCGAAGCCCCCGAGAGGAGCGACTCAG CTGCCTTCTCTCTGGTGCAGCCGTCCCACCAGTCAAACCTCCACTCTCCCTCCAAGCCCCAGCCCCCCCACATCAAGATCCCCACCTACCCTCAGCCCACCAACCTCAAAGcccacccctcctcttcctctggtgctacctcctcttcctcctccatccctctctcccagcTCCTGCTTCACGGAACCCGGACCCTGGCCACGGGAACTTCGGCTCCCACCGCGGCGCACACCCTGGTCCTCACGTCCAACGCAGGCTCGCAGCCCCACGGCTACCCGGTGGGCACGGCGACCATCAAGCCGGCGGTCAACGCTCAGACTCTGGTGGTGCAGCCACTGCAGAAAACCTCGCTCGGCGGCGAGAAGTCGGGCCACGGCAACGGACCCGTCCCGATCCAGCCGAAAACTCTGCAGGGGCTACGACTGCCGCTCCACCTTCCCTCCAGGAACCCCCCGCCCATCCTCCCCGCCCCACCGCCGGCCAGCAGCTCCGCCCAGTCTTcgcagctgccgccgccgccccacATCCCAGTGCAGATCGTGGGAGCAAGGCAGAGCACTCTGGGAAACACCCAGGCTATGGCTCTGGCCCGGGGCAGCTGCAGCCAGGACGGAGCCGCCGCCGTCCTCACCAGCTCGTCCAGCCTTCTCACCATGGTGGCTTCCATCGCCTCAAGGGAGGGTGGGGTCGTGGGCCGCGGGGTGGGGCTAAAGGCACTTCAGTCGCCCCAGGAGGCGCCGCCACTGGCTCAGGTCTCCCAAGTGCATCCGCAGGCCAATCAAAGCTCTGCGCAGAGTCAGAACGGATCCCTGGCTCAAAACCCTGCCTCCTCTCAGTCCCCTggcgtttcctctcctccctcctcgctgTCTcgttcctccctctccctccccctgacgactggagagcagagaggaccGGCAGCCGCTGCGACCACTAACGGAGACTCGTCGGGAAGTCAGACGCCGCAG GGAAAGCAGGCGATTGGCTCGCTAAAAAGGAAGTCGGACTCAAATTCGGCCAATGACGAAGATGGCCCCTCCCCTCCGAGGATCCAGCCTGTCAGAGATCACGCCCCTGTGCTCCCGACCAATCCCGTCAAAGCAG gCTCCGGAGCtcctcccccagctcctccctctccctccccagtCCTGTCGGTGTCACGCGGGGCGTGCGGCCCGGGGGAGagagctcctccccctcaggcCGTGGTTAAGCCTCATGTCCTCACGCACCTCATAGAGGGCTTCGTCATCCAGGAAGGGGCGGAGCCTTTCCCC GTGTGTGGGTCAGTGAAGGACTCGACCAGTGAGGATCTGACCAATGACAGTCCGGACATGCACCAGCCAGAGACTGTTACCACAGCGACAG tgctgaAGTGTGAGTACTGTAAAAACTTTGCTCCTGCCGGTCAGTTCCGAGGCACCAAACGATTCTGCTCCATGGCCTGTGCCAAGAG GTACAACGTCAGCTTCAGGCAGCACTTCTGCATGCGGCAGGGTCACGGCCAGGGTCAGGATCAGGACCAAGGTCACCACCAAGGTCACCACCTCTCCAACTCGGACGAGGAGGGAGGCATCGCCAGGCGGAGGGTTCCCCGCAGGACCAGCTCCGAAATAGCCAGCGCCAAGATCGCAGGGCGACCCCTGCCCGTCAAG tgcCGTTCGGAGTCAAGCCGCTCAGACGAGGAGTCGAGCggcgaggaggacgaagacgacCCCATGTCCCTGTcgccggcctcctcctccgcctcgtgCCGCCAGCCTGCGTCTCCTCTGCTGCCGCTGACGGAGGGTTCGGGGCCCGGCTgcccgcccgccgccgccgccctcctCCCCGCCCAGTGGAGCGTGGAGGACGTGTCGCAGTTCATCTCCTCGCTGCAAG GCTGCGAGGAGCTCGCCTCCCAGTTCCTGTCGCAGGAGATCGACGGAcaggcgctgctgctgctgaaggaggagCATCTCATGTCCACCATGAACATCAAGCTCGGCCCCGCCCTGAAGATCTGCGCCCACATCAACAACCTGAGGGACTGA
- the LOC118292254 gene encoding polyhomeotic-like protein 1 isoform X1 — MQNSESSITKSSDAPTLRRPPSVAESSRRRRRHESPHGHAMETDGEQSQQGASTNGSAASGTTTTTSSSSPSSRPSPMNSMSLYERQAVQALQALQRQPNAAQYFQQLMLQQQINNAQLQNLAAVQQATLAASRQSSPSSSSSSQTSSTTSASVTSGTGSTTSSRPMGASATSTISQSVLLSGTAAGQGQMYLRVNRSLRAPISSQLIFMPGSTATAAVATVAQQPQHQQQAEATPTSSAGGQLDNDQAQNLAMRGVTGPKGVKTEAPERSDSAAFSLVQPSHQSNLHSPSKPQPPHIKIPTYPQPTNLKAHPSSSSGATSSSSSIPLSQLLLHGTRTLATGTSAPTAAHTLVLTSNAGSQPHGYPVGTATIKPAVNAQTLVVQPLQKTSLGGEKSGHGNGPVPIQPKTLQGLRLPLHLPSRNPPPILPAPPPASSSAQSSQLPPPPHIPVQIVGARQSTLGNTQAMALARGSCSQDGAAAVLTSSSSLLTMVASIASREGGVVGRGVGLKALQSPQEAPPLAQVSQVHPQANQSSAQSQNGSLAQNPASSQSPGVSSPPSSLSRSSLSLPLTTGEQRGPAAAATTNGDSSGSQTPQGKQAIGSLKRKSDSNSANDEDGPSPPRIQPVRDHAPVLPTNPVKAGSGAPPPAPPSPSPVLSVSRGACGPGERAPPPQAVVKPHVLTHLIEGFVIQEGAEPFPVCGSVKDSTSEDLTNDSPDMHQPETVTTATVLKCEYCKNFAPAGQFRGTKRFCSMACAKSMYWFPRYNVSFRQHFCMRQGHGQGQDQDQGHHQGHHLSNSDEEGGIARRRVPRRTSSEIASAKIAGRPLPVKCRSESSRSDEESSGEEDEDDPMSLSPASSSASCRQPASPLLPLTEGSGPGCPPAAAALLPAQWSVEDVSQFISSLQGCEELASQFLSQEIDGQALLLLKEEHLMSTMNIKLGPALKICAHINNLRD; from the exons ccatggagacagatggagagcaGAGCCAGCAGGGGGCCTCGACCAATGGGAGCGCTGCATCTgggaccaccaccaccacctcctcctcctcgccctcctcccgCCCCTCTCCCATGAACTCCATGTCTCTGTACGAGCGACAGGCGGTgcag gcGCTGCAGGCGTTGCAGCGGCAGCCGAACGCAGCTCAGTACTTCCAGcagctgatgctgcagcagcagatcaaCAACGCTCAGCTGCAGAACCTGGCGGCCGTGCAGCAG GCTACTCTGGCTGCCAGTCGTCAGTCCAGtccgtccagcagcagctcgtctCAGACCAGCAGTACCACGTCC gcgAGTGTAACATCTGGAACGGGGTCCACCACCAGCAGCCGTCCGATGGGAGCCTCGGCAACGTCCACAATCAGCCAATCAGTGCTTCTGAGCGGGACGGCGGCGGGACAGGGACAAATGTACCTGAGG GTCAACCGGTCGCTGAGGGCCCCCATCTCCTCCCAGCTCATCTTCATGCCCGGCAGCACGGCAACTGCTGCCGTGGCGACCGTAGCCCAGCAGccacagcatcagcagcaggcagaggcGACTCCGACTTCCTCCGCCGGCGGCCAATTGGACAACGACCAG GCGCAGAATCTAGCCATGCGAGGAGTGACAGGTCCCAAAGGTGTAAAGACCGAAGCCCCCGAGAGGAGCGACTCAG CTGCCTTCTCTCTGGTGCAGCCGTCCCACCAGTCAAACCTCCACTCTCCCTCCAAGCCCCAGCCCCCCCACATCAAGATCCCCACCTACCCTCAGCCCACCAACCTCAAAGcccacccctcctcttcctctggtgctacctcctcttcctcctccatccctctctcccagcTCCTGCTTCACGGAACCCGGACCCTGGCCACGGGAACTTCGGCTCCCACCGCGGCGCACACCCTGGTCCTCACGTCCAACGCAGGCTCGCAGCCCCACGGCTACCCGGTGGGCACGGCGACCATCAAGCCGGCGGTCAACGCTCAGACTCTGGTGGTGCAGCCACTGCAGAAAACCTCGCTCGGCGGCGAGAAGTCGGGCCACGGCAACGGACCCGTCCCGATCCAGCCGAAAACTCTGCAGGGGCTACGACTGCCGCTCCACCTTCCCTCCAGGAACCCCCCGCCCATCCTCCCCGCCCCACCGCCGGCCAGCAGCTCCGCCCAGTCTTcgcagctgccgccgccgccccacATCCCAGTGCAGATCGTGGGAGCAAGGCAGAGCACTCTGGGAAACACCCAGGCTATGGCTCTGGCCCGGGGCAGCTGCAGCCAGGACGGAGCCGCCGCCGTCCTCACCAGCTCGTCCAGCCTTCTCACCATGGTGGCTTCCATCGCCTCAAGGGAGGGTGGGGTCGTGGGCCGCGGGGTGGGGCTAAAGGCACTTCAGTCGCCCCAGGAGGCGCCGCCACTGGCTCAGGTCTCCCAAGTGCATCCGCAGGCCAATCAAAGCTCTGCGCAGAGTCAGAACGGATCCCTGGCTCAAAACCCTGCCTCCTCTCAGTCCCCTggcgtttcctctcctccctcctcgctgTCTcgttcctccctctccctccccctgacgactggagagcagagaggaccGGCAGCCGCTGCGACCACTAACGGAGACTCGTCGGGAAGTCAGACGCCGCAG GGAAAGCAGGCGATTGGCTCGCTAAAAAGGAAGTCGGACTCAAATTCGGCCAATGACGAAGATGGCCCCTCCCCTCCGAGGATCCAGCCTGTCAGAGATCACGCCCCTGTGCTCCCGACCAATCCCGTCAAAGCAG gCTCCGGAGCtcctcccccagctcctccctctccctccccagtCCTGTCGGTGTCACGCGGGGCGTGCGGCCCGGGGGAGagagctcctccccctcaggcCGTGGTTAAGCCTCATGTCCTCACGCACCTCATAGAGGGCTTCGTCATCCAGGAAGGGGCGGAGCCTTTCCCC GTGTGTGGGTCAGTGAAGGACTCGACCAGTGAGGATCTGACCAATGACAGTCCGGACATGCACCAGCCAGAGACTGTTACCACAGCGACAG tgctgaAGTGTGAGTACTGTAAAAACTTTGCTCCTGCCGGTCAGTTCCGAGGCACCAAACGATTCTGCTCCATGGCCTGTGCCAAGAG TATGTATTGGTTCCCCAGGTACAACGTCAGCTTCAGGCAGCACTTCTGCATGCGGCAGGGTCACGGCCAGGGTCAGGATCAGGACCAAGGTCACCACCAAGGTCACCACCTCTCCAACTCGGACGAGGAGGGAGGCATCGCCAGGCGGAGGGTTCCCCGCAGGACCAGCTCCGAAATAGCCAGCGCCAAGATCGCAGGGCGACCCCTGCCCGTCAAG tgcCGTTCGGAGTCAAGCCGCTCAGACGAGGAGTCGAGCggcgaggaggacgaagacgacCCCATGTCCCTGTcgccggcctcctcctccgcctcgtgCCGCCAGCCTGCGTCTCCTCTGCTGCCGCTGACGGAGGGTTCGGGGCCCGGCTgcccgcccgccgccgccgccctcctCCCCGCCCAGTGGAGCGTGGAGGACGTGTCGCAGTTCATCTCCTCGCTGCAAG GCTGCGAGGAGCTCGCCTCCCAGTTCCTGTCGCAGGAGATCGACGGAcaggcgctgctgctgctgaaggaggagCATCTCATGTCCACCATGAACATCAAGCTCGGCCCCGCCCTGAAGATCTGCGCCCACATCAACAACCTGAGGGACTGA